A window of the Candidatus Kryptoniota bacterium genome harbors these coding sequences:
- a CDS encoding glycosyltransferase family 9 protein: MAPEFRRIVVARTDRIGDVVLALPVFASLRNCFPKSRLIALVRSYTSEVVSSFPPVDEVMIYDPAETIGSTRDKLKHVDADAILLLYPRFKLAAAAFLAEIPVRVGTGYRWYSFLFNQKVQEHRKYSTRSEADYNLDLAAAIGCSERIMDIRLRVDESALKKVRDILAASGISRYFVVHPGSGGSASEWSGDKFRDLVRSITETHQAQVIVTGLENESERCNKLCAGLPRAVSMAGRFSLTGFIALLSGAELFISNSTGPIHLAAAVGIPVVGIYPNASPMTPVRWAPLTERKRILTPKDGSDNMSVVTVEEVADSIQELISAGSR; this comes from the coding sequence ATGGCTCCAGAATTCAGAAGGATTGTAGTTGCGCGAACAGATCGGATCGGCGATGTCGTGCTGGCACTTCCTGTATTCGCCTCATTGAGAAACTGTTTTCCCAAATCCAGGCTCATCGCGCTGGTCCGAAGTTATACTTCTGAGGTGGTTTCATCTTTTCCGCCTGTTGACGAGGTAATGATTTATGATCCTGCAGAGACGATCGGCTCAACGAGAGATAAGCTGAAGCATGTGGATGCCGACGCGATCCTGCTTCTCTATCCACGCTTCAAGCTCGCTGCAGCGGCATTCCTGGCCGAAATTCCCGTCAGAGTCGGAACCGGTTATCGATGGTATTCATTCCTGTTCAACCAAAAAGTTCAGGAGCATCGCAAGTATTCCACGCGGAGTGAAGCGGACTACAATCTCGACCTCGCGGCTGCTATCGGATGCAGTGAGCGAATCATGGACATAAGACTGCGTGTGGACGAGTCCGCCCTGAAGAAAGTCAGGGACATTCTGGCTGCCAGCGGAATATCGCGGTATTTCGTGGTACACCCGGGGAGCGGCGGATCTGCATCTGAATGGAGCGGAGATAAATTTCGCGACTTGGTCCGCTCAATTACTGAAACGCACCAAGCTCAGGTTATCGTGACAGGTCTCGAGAATGAATCGGAGCGGTGTAACAAGCTGTGTGCGGGATTGCCGCGGGCGGTCAGCATGGCGGGAAGGTTCTCACTCACGGGATTTATCGCGCTCCTTTCCGGCGCCGAGCTTTTCATCTCGAATTCAACCGGCCCTATCCACCTCGCAGCTGCGGTGGGAATACCGGTCGTAGGGATTTATCCGAACGCCAGCCCTATGACGCCAGTCCGATGGGCTCCGCTGACCGAGAGAAAAAGAATCCTGACCCCAAAGGACGGCTCCGATAACATGTCCGTCGTGACTGTAGAAGAAGTTGCGGATTCCATTCAAGAACTTATCTCGGCCGGGAGTCGATGA
- the xseA gene encoding exodeoxyribonuclease VII large subunit: MDQDNRELFDFEIPAPDADRILKVKDLNRVAKELLERSFPLVMVEGEISNFKRHMPSGHLYFTLKDDEAQVRVVMWRSDAVRLRFEISDGMKMIVKGKVSLYESRGDFQLYAISMVPAGQGVLQLAFEQLKKKLEAEGLFREEHKRPLPEFPRRIGVVTSIEGAAVRDIISVIRRRFPLVELVVIPVKVQGEGAAAEIARAIQQMNRLGNVDVLIVGRGGGSLEDLWAFNEEVVARAIYDSKIPVISAVGHQVDYTISDFVADVRAATPSAAAELVVPDRLELLAGLQSTIRSMSKSVIQNTERLTLELDRFANHYALQQPASNVEQKSQFVDELTRRLQTHTLHFFEKNVERIAATESRLNALSPYHVLRRGYAFVEGPRGVVRSVRNVEIGDETTIHLQDGTLDSRITGKHGQER, from the coding sequence TTGGACCAGGACAATCGGGAATTATTTGACTTTGAGATACCGGCTCCAGACGCCGATCGTATTCTAAAAGTCAAAGACCTGAACAGGGTAGCAAAAGAATTGCTCGAGAGGAGTTTTCCTTTAGTTATGGTTGAAGGCGAGATATCGAACTTCAAGCGGCACATGCCTTCGGGTCATCTCTACTTCACCCTCAAAGATGACGAAGCACAAGTGAGAGTAGTCATGTGGCGGTCCGACGCTGTGAGATTGAGATTCGAAATAAGCGATGGCATGAAAATGATTGTGAAGGGAAAGGTTTCGCTCTATGAGTCGAGGGGCGACTTTCAACTCTACGCAATTAGTATGGTCCCCGCCGGTCAGGGTGTGCTTCAACTCGCATTTGAGCAGCTGAAAAAGAAACTTGAAGCCGAGGGTCTCTTTCGGGAAGAGCATAAGAGACCGCTCCCGGAATTTCCTCGGCGTATCGGAGTAGTCACTTCTATAGAGGGCGCGGCGGTACGCGACATAATCAGTGTAATCAGGAGAAGATTCCCGCTAGTCGAGCTTGTCGTTATCCCTGTTAAGGTCCAAGGAGAAGGAGCGGCCGCAGAGATTGCAAGGGCGATTCAACAGATGAACCGTCTTGGAAATGTCGATGTCTTGATTGTCGGAAGAGGCGGGGGAAGTCTCGAAGACCTCTGGGCTTTTAACGAGGAAGTCGTTGCGCGCGCCATATACGACAGCAAGATTCCTGTCATAAGTGCAGTGGGTCATCAGGTCGATTACACAATATCGGATTTCGTCGCCGATGTGCGTGCTGCTACTCCCAGCGCTGCAGCGGAGCTGGTCGTACCCGACAGACTCGAACTACTTGCCGGCCTTCAGTCAACCATTAGAAGTATGAGTAAGTCGGTCATCCAGAATACGGAAAGATTGACTCTAGAGCTCGACAGGTTCGCGAATCACTACGCGCTTCAACAACCGGCATCGAACGTTGAACAGAAATCTCAATTTGTGGATGAGCTGACGAGACGTCTCCAGACTCATACTCTTCATTTTTTCGAAAAGAATGTCGAGCGGATTGCCGCGACTGAATCTCGTCTGAACGCGTTGAGTCCATATCATGTGCTTCGCAGAGGCTATGCCTTTGTTGAAGGCCCACGCGGCGTTGTCAGGTCGGTCAGGAACGTGGAGATTGGCGACGAGACGACAATACACCTTCAGGACGGTACTCTTGACTCCAGAATCACAGGAAAACATGGCCAAGAACGTTAA
- the xseB gene encoding exodeoxyribonuclease VII small subunit — translation MAKNVKQKENPTFEESLKRLEEIVEALEAGDAPLDESIKLYEEGMALAKSCMTQLNEAKLKLKKIQKDSSGSLEEGDLEI, via the coding sequence ATGGCCAAGAACGTTAAACAAAAGGAAAACCCGACTTTCGAGGAGTCTTTGAAAAGGCTGGAAGAGATTGTCGAGGCTCTCGAGGCAGGTGATGCTCCGCTCGATGAATCGATAAAGCTGTACGAAGAAGGAATGGCACTGGCAAAGTCTTGCATGACGCAATTGAACGAAGCTAAATTGAAGCTCAAGAAAATCCAGAAGGACTCAAGCGGTTCGCTGGAGGAAGGCGATCTCGAAATCTGA
- the dxs gene encoding 1-deoxy-D-xylulose-5-phosphate synthase, with protein MTYKYLYTINSPADLRKLNINELKVLAQEIREFLIDTISKIGGHLGASLGSVELTLALHYVFNTPDDKIVWDVGHQGYIHKIITGRRDVFQTIRQYQGISGFLKRSESPYDVFGAGHASTSISAALGIATARDFKGEKFKVVAVIGDGAMTGGMAYEAMNNAGLLKKSLIIVLNDNRMSIAPNVWSISNYFSSLTVTGAYNKFKSNVWDLTGKLDSVGDRIRKVAGRLESGMKAIVTPGMLFEALGFRYFGPFNGHNLPQLVRTFEEVKDLPGARLVHVTTEKGKGYLPAEADGQRLHGVVAFDKITGTQFKKDGPPALTKVFGEALLEIAKANKKVVGVTAAMPDGTGLNILQREMPEKFFDVGIAEQHAVTFCAGMATEGYIPVAAIYSTFLQRAFDQIIHDIAIQHLHVVFVLDRGGLVGADGPTHHGAFDLTYLRLVPGMVIMAPKDENELRDMLLTAVNLSGGPVAIRYPRGNALGLARKIMEEIPIGTGEILRAGEDVVILAIGAMVQHAMHAADILSKKGIHAEVANMRFVKPVDLALLSEIADRFDHIVTVEDNTIRGGFGSAILESLQEIGKTRSVLCMGLPDSFVEQGTPQQLYELVGLHPEGIAARVADFLKTEGKTPVKRIAAGK; from the coding sequence ATGACTTACAAGTACCTGTATACCATAAATTCGCCAGCCGACCTGCGCAAATTAAACATCAACGAGCTGAAAGTCCTCGCGCAGGAGATCCGGGAATTCCTTATCGACACCATCTCGAAAATCGGCGGGCATCTCGGTGCGAGCCTCGGCTCCGTTGAATTGACACTGGCGCTTCATTATGTGTTCAACACTCCCGACGACAAAATAGTGTGGGACGTCGGACACCAGGGATACATTCATAAGATTATCACCGGGCGACGTGACGTCTTCCAAACGATAAGACAGTATCAAGGCATCAGCGGCTTCCTGAAACGATCAGAAAGTCCGTACGACGTTTTCGGTGCAGGCCACGCCAGCACTTCGATCTCCGCTGCCCTGGGGATTGCGACGGCCCGCGACTTCAAGGGAGAGAAATTCAAAGTTGTTGCTGTCATCGGTGACGGAGCAATGACCGGAGGAATGGCTTACGAGGCGATGAACAACGCCGGGCTCCTGAAGAAGAGTCTGATAATTGTGCTGAACGATAACCGCATGTCCATCGCCCCAAACGTCTGGTCAATCTCGAATTATTTCAGCAGTCTTACCGTTACGGGCGCCTACAATAAGTTCAAGTCCAATGTCTGGGACCTTACCGGCAAATTGGACTCCGTCGGTGATCGGATAAGGAAAGTGGCAGGTCGACTTGAAAGCGGCATGAAAGCGATCGTGACCCCGGGTATGCTGTTCGAAGCACTCGGGTTCAGATACTTCGGACCGTTTAACGGCCACAATCTCCCGCAGCTGGTCCGGACATTTGAGGAAGTGAAGGATCTCCCCGGAGCTAGATTGGTGCATGTCACGACAGAAAAGGGGAAGGGTTATCTCCCCGCTGAAGCAGATGGGCAGAGGCTGCACGGGGTTGTCGCCTTCGACAAGATTACCGGGACACAGTTCAAGAAGGACGGCCCTCCCGCACTTACAAAAGTTTTCGGCGAAGCTCTTCTTGAGATTGCGAAGGCAAACAAGAAAGTAGTCGGTGTGACTGCTGCCATGCCGGACGGGACCGGTCTTAACATACTTCAAAGAGAGATGCCCGAAAAGTTTTTCGACGTTGGTATAGCCGAGCAGCACGCTGTCACGTTCTGCGCCGGGATGGCAACTGAGGGATATATCCCTGTTGCTGCGATCTATTCGACTTTCCTTCAAAGAGCCTTCGATCAAATAATTCACGACATTGCCATTCAGCATCTTCATGTCGTCTTCGTTCTCGATCGCGGAGGTCTGGTTGGTGCGGACGGACCCACGCACCATGGCGCGTTCGACCTCACGTATTTGCGCCTCGTACCTGGAATGGTGATCATGGCGCCGAAAGACGAGAACGAGCTTCGAGACATGCTGCTGACTGCGGTTAATCTCAGCGGCGGCCCTGTCGCAATCAGGTATCCGCGCGGAAACGCGCTTGGACTAGCACGGAAGATCATGGAAGAAATTCCAATCGGAACGGGCGAAATACTGCGAGCCGGCGAAGACGTGGTAATTCTCGCAATTGGTGCGATGGTACAACATGCAATGCATGCAGCGGATATTCTCAGCAAAAAGGGGATACACGCCGAAGTTGCAAACATGAGGTTCGTAAAGCCTGTCGATCTTGCCCTGTTGTCCGAGATCGCCGACAGGTTCGATCACATCGTTACAGTCGAAGACAACACGATCAGGGGAGGGTTCGGAAGCGCGATACTCGAGTCGCTCCAGGAGATTGGCAAGACCCGGAGCGTGCTGTGCATGGGTTTGCCGGACTCTTTTGTGGAACAAGGGACTCCTCAGCAGCTTTACGAGCTGGTCGGCCTGCACCCCGAAGGCATCGCAGCACGTGTTGCCGACTTTCTTAAAACCGAGGGGAAAACACCAGTTAAACGAATTGCGGCGGGCAAATAA
- a CDS encoding Gfo/Idh/MocA family oxidoreductase has product MEEIKLGVIGGGAIAQIIHLPLLKKLDGVKVIALAEQDKQKLQILGQQHGIQKLYHNTADLLADPEIDAVDICTTSDTHFDIALKALNAGKNVLIEKPPTINHSECETLAKTAEEKGKVVLAAMNNRFRADFMMLKSYLLEKQLGDVFYVNAAWHKQEPSTKMHLSSNPQSRRGVTLDLGIVLIDLALWLLNFPKVIAVNSALFSRRFKKIEDTALITLRTKNGAMIRLDASWGLQQPDESFKFELYGTNGSATLNPLILHHRVKDELVSLTPIQNSKFENVFKRSYETELSNFVRFLTGVKSDMPTITQMCQVMKVVDAAYASAKREGAVKL; this is encoded by the coding sequence ATGGAAGAAATTAAATTAGGAGTCATCGGGGGCGGTGCAATCGCGCAGATAATTCATCTCCCTCTTCTGAAAAAGCTTGACGGAGTAAAGGTCATCGCCCTGGCCGAGCAGGATAAGCAAAAACTGCAGATCCTCGGTCAGCAGCACGGAATTCAGAAACTGTACCATAATACAGCCGACCTTCTGGCTGATCCTGAAATCGATGCAGTGGATATTTGTACGACCTCTGATACTCACTTTGATATAGCGCTCAAGGCGCTCAATGCCGGGAAAAATGTTTTGATTGAAAAGCCTCCCACTATAAATCATTCCGAGTGTGAAACGCTTGCTAAGACAGCGGAGGAGAAGGGAAAGGTGGTCCTTGCAGCAATGAACAATCGGTTCCGCGCCGACTTCATGATGCTGAAAAGCTATCTTCTGGAAAAGCAGCTCGGCGATGTGTTCTATGTGAACGCTGCCTGGCATAAGCAGGAACCGAGCACCAAGATGCATCTGAGCTCGAATCCGCAGTCGAGACGCGGTGTTACGTTGGACCTTGGCATCGTCCTCATCGACCTCGCGCTCTGGCTCCTTAATTTCCCGAAAGTGATCGCGGTTAACTCCGCACTTTTCAGCCGCAGGTTCAAGAAGATCGAAGACACTGCTCTTATTACACTCAGAACAAAAAACGGCGCGATGATAAGACTCGATGCGAGCTGGGGCCTTCAGCAACCCGATGAGAGTTTCAAATTCGAATTGTACGGAACGAATGGCAGCGCGACTCTCAACCCGCTGATTCTTCATCACAGAGTCAAGGACGAGCTTGTCAGCCTCACTCCAATCCAAAATTCGAAATTTGAAAACGTGTTCAAGAGAAGTTACGAGACAGAGCTTTCGAATTTTGTGAGGTTCCTGACCGGGGTGAAGTCGGACATGCCGACAATTACTCAAATGTGCCAGGTAATGAAAGTAGTGGACGCCGCGTATGCGTCCGCGAAGCGGGAAGGCGCTGTCAAGTTGTAA